In the genome of Vicia villosa cultivar HV-30 ecotype Madison, WI linkage group LG7, Vvil1.0, whole genome shotgun sequence, one region contains:
- the LOC131617476 gene encoding ribonuclease 3-like protein 2: MKMEASVSAVEKIIGYTFQNKKLLEQALTHTSYPEAVSYERLEFIGDAVLGLAISNHLFLAYSSVDVDHGQLSLLRAANVSTEKLARAAVRHGLHSYVRHNTVSIVDKIRVFADAVDCEDDCAVVIYGGSVKAPKILADIMEAIVAAVYVDVDCDLKRLWVIIKGLFEPIVTWDDLKQNPQPVNMLLEICQKNGKKVDIKQERNGAKSTSNVYVDGELVASASSDQKDIARFEAAKGALHKLQNNKLNEHVRC, encoded by the exons ATGAAGATGGAAGCTTCAGTTTCTGCGGTTGAGAAAATAATCGGTTACACTTTTCAAAACAAGAAGCTTCTAGAACAAGCCCTAACCCACACTTCTTACCCCGAAGCTGTGTCTTACGAGCGTCTTGAGTTCATCGGTGACGCCGTTTTAGGTCTCGCCATCAGCAACCATCTCTTCCTCGCTTACTCCTCCGTTGATGTTGATCATGGTCAACTCTCACTCCTCCGTGCCGCTAATGTTAGCACGGAGAAACTCGCTCGCGCTGCTGTTCGCCATGGTCTACACAGTTATGTACGTCACAACACGGTTTCTATTGTTGATAAGATTAGAGTGTTTGCTGATGCGGTTGATTGCGAGGATGATTGTGCTGTTGTTATATATGGTGGATCGGTGAAAGCTCCCAAGATTCTTGCTGATATTATGGAGGCTATTGTTGCTGCTGTTTATGTTGATGTCGATTGCGACCTTAAAAGATTATGGGTG ATAATAAAAGGTCTTTTCGAGCCGATAGTGACATGGGATGATCTGAAACAAAATCCACAACCAGTAAATATGCTCTTGGAGATCTGTCAAAAGAATGGGAAAAAAGTTGACATAAAACAAGAGAGGAATGGTGCCAAAAGCACTTCCAATGTTTATGTTGACGGAGAGTTGGTTGCATCTGCTTCCTCGGATCAAAAGGACATCGCAAGGTTTGAAGCTGCCAAGGGTGCCTTGCATAAACTACAAAATAATAAGTTAAATGAACACGTGAGGTGTTAA